TTCGGTGCAAAGTATATTACACGTCTCATGTTCAATCTCTTTTACCAGAACATCAAAGTCTCCTGTACCAACTCTGACGTGAACCCATTCTTGAATCATATCTATTTAGAACATATATAATTTCCATTCTTACTTTAATTTTCGTTATGTTGTATTTTATCtaaaagacaaaatttaaatatagaaatagaaaatacaaaaagTATATCTAAAATTGGAATAGATAATAAAATGCTAAATCTCatgatacaatttttttttctatattttcgcTATTTTTGCTATTTTCCTATCTTTATATTTGTCCTGTCCAACCATATCACCAAAACCACCTTTGTGGTCAACAAGTCACACGTGACCAATCTAGGACTACCGTTTTAGAAGCTCAGTTGGAAGTTGGAACTGAATCTCGCAAAGTGCAGACACTTCGTTCTGTGGACCCACGACCCGACCGGCCCATCACCAAACCCGACCCACTTTCCCCTTTTGCTCGCAAGAACAACCGAGATTTTACGAGCAAACTCCGAAACTCGAATTGCAGTTACACACACACTACTATTTTTTCATTTATCTCTAATTCCATTTAATTTTTCCttctattctattttaatttttgttaattttcgtTAATTTtcgttaattaataataatttcggAATCCCGCGCAATCCCTCTCCTTCAACCCGAAAATCCCCTCTTTGTTCTTCCGCTCCCCTAGGGCTTTTACTCACAGTATCTCCTCCGAAAATACTCGAATCTTCGCCTGAGACGGTGACCGATTGATTTTGCTCCCGCCGCCTACGGCCATGGCGGAGGAGAAGAGGCCGTCGTCGTCGTTCGTCAAGAAGAGCGACCGTATGATTTTCACGGTGGACCTTCGCCCGGGAGAGACTACAATCGTGTCGTGGAAGAAGCTTCTCAAAGATGCTAACAGAACCAATGGATCGTCCTCCTCCGAAAAACCCAAGCTCGATGACGTAATTGCTCCGGTTAGTCTTAATCTTTCTTTGCCTCAATCTTCGTTGTAATTTTTGTACATTGTTGAATTCACATACTAGATAGTGCCATAGGTGAAACTTTTCTCGGTTTTGAActttttattctgttttattttgatttcctTTTGATTTGGACTGTGATGCTTAGCATTctgttttctgtgatttttggAATTGCGGATTGTATTGTGAAATCGAATTTTGTTAGTACGTTGaagttattgttattttttttgcaaTGGTGATGTGCTTCACAGTTATGCTAGCTTTGACTATAACTTTTGTCTTTTTTAGGAACAAGCTTCTGATATTGAGGGAAAAGATGCTAATCAGCCGAACCGTTTCAGTGCTGTAATAGAGAAGATTGAGCGCCTTTACATGGTATGTTTATGTTGCTTGCTGGGATTTTTATGCTGTTTTCCTTGTTGGTATTAATTATTCGTTTAAGCCATTGATTCGTGTTTTATATGCGTGCTTTGGTGTTGATATGTAggttttttatttgttaatataTGGAATGCGGAATTAATTTTCAGGGTAAGGATAGTAGTGACGACGAGGATATGCTTGATGCTCCTGATGATGATCAGTATGATACAGAAGACTCCTTCATTGATGATGCTGAGCTGGTTAGTATCTCTATATAGTGTTTCGGCTTTTTGTGGCTCTTGTGATCATTGATTGCTGACAGGAATATTATTCTACTGTTGGACTTTTTCTACTTCTATATTATGTTTTCAAACTGTTTGCCATGCAGGATGAATACTTTGAGGTTGATAATTCTGCAATCAAACATGACGGGTTCTTTGTAAATAGGGGGAAATTGGAACGCATGTAAGTTTTTGTTTTGACATGTTTTTCTTTAAATGATTGATGATTGATATTTTAAGAGTACCACTTAGCTTAGAGTAAGCAAATCATAGATAAGGTTTCCTTACAAATTACTGAACTATTGATCTTGTTTCACTGCTGAGGTGGTCTGTTGtcatcattttattttacttgctgTCAAATAAGTGCTAGTTTCTCAAGTCACCGTTTTCATCAGTTACAactcctttctttctcttttaaatCTTTCTTTGTTTATTCCAATGACAATCTGGTATTGATAGTATTTACATCAAGTTTCTGGCAACATTTATAACATTGGCTTGTTATAACATTAATATATTCTCCAGTATTGGAGTATTGAACTTGGTCAAACACATCACCAGTCATTCTTACtgattttccattttttttaaactCTATTACCAGAGCTGAAGCTCCGGCATTACCTAACCAGCAACCTAAAAAAAGGCGCAGAAAGGAGACACTGAAGAATCCCAGTGAAAAAGATAATGATcgtgtttcaaataaacaagctAAACTGAGTAAGCCAGCGTTGGAAAAGAAAGCTTCAGTACAGGCAAAGAGTACACTTAATTCCACACAGAATTTAGTTGCACCTGGTGAATCTCATGAAGGGTTGAAATTTCAGAATCAATCTGATGTCACTGGAATTAATTCTAAAAAGAAAAGTGCTGATACTAAACCTGTAATGGACTCTTCTGTCTCTTTGAAAGCATCAAATGATGATATTCATGCTTCTGTGGCAGAAGCAAAAGATGCTGATAAGCAGAAGAAAGGAGTTTCTCAATCTAAGAACATAAGTGATAAATATAAAGATGCTGGTGGCTTGCTTGATCCATCTCATCAGAAATCCCATGAGAAAGGTGCACATGTACATTCTAAAGCCCAACCTGGAAGACCATCAAGTACTATTGGTGATTTGGAGAATACAACTCGGCTGAAAGAAAGAAATGGCATGCGTGAATTGCCGGATCTTAACTTGTCTATAGGAAAGTCTGCTACGCAAGTAACAGTGAGTTCTCAGATCTTTTATCCGTTTTTCCGTTGCATTCGTATTTGAATTTTGACTTGATAAAAATGTTTTAAGAAGATACTAAAAATAGGGGTCCTCTGCACTAGAGTGCTTCATCAATTACTCCTTAGTGTTTGCTATAAAACAAATGGGTTCTCACACTTAGAATCTTGGGCTGTGTTTTATTGTCAGTAAGTAATGGAATGGAATAGATTGGAATATGATGGAGAGTAAAAGGAAAGAGTGGAGTGGCATAATTGTTCTACTCCATTGTTTGAATATTTTAGTAACCGAATGGAATGTAATAACTTTTCGAATGGAAGTAAGTTAGCAATTGACATTCTTTCCATTTCCTTTTGCAAATCCTTGGGGAAGAGACAATAAGGTGGTATTGGATGGAATGTGCTCCTTCATTCTCTGTTCATCTCCATTAACTTTTATTGCATCCAAATAAAGGAATTAATTAAGGGCTTGTTTGGATTGATTGTAATTTTTAAGTAGTAGAGTTGAAAAGAATATATGCATGAAACTGCATTTATTGCATTACTTCTTATCTTTGTCATGAGTTTGCTTGATTCTTATACAGAAATCTGAACACATGATCAAGAAAGATGGTTCTAGTGTTAGGCCAAAAATTTCAGTGCTGGAAAAGGCTATTCGTGAATTAGAGAAAATGGTTGCCGAGTGTAAGTTTTTGAATTGTTATGAATTTCATGTTACTGGATAGAAAACTGGGAAACTTGTTCCTAATACCAaggtcccccccccccccccctcctttTGTTTCCTTTCATGCTTATTTGATATGACAGCAAGGCCACCTGCAGTGGAAAACCAGGAGGCTGATGCTACATCCCAGGCAGTCAAAAGGAGGTTGCCTAGAGAAATAAAGCTCAAGCTTGCTAAAGTTGCTAGACTAGCGGTACTAGCATATTGTCTTTCTTAAATTTATGCTTACAGATATACAAACAGTTTTATTCTTTTCATTCAAGGACTTGAAATATTGAAATATTAAACGTATGTCTTTGTTGCAGCAGTCAAACCAAGGGAAAGTATCAAAGGAGTTAATTAACCGTCTTAATGGTATTCTTGGGCACTTGATTCAGCTTAGAACATTAAAGGTATTGCTGCTGCTGAAAATAAACAGATAATATTTTTGTGTTGGTTATTTACAGTAGTTATATTGTTATAATATAGATAAATAGATACATTTTATAATAAGTCACTCTAGATTATATAATAAGTCTAAATTCTCACCCATATGTTTTCTCCTTTTCACTGTGATACACACATTTAGACTATTTACCTTCTCCTACAATGTTTCCTATTGCAGAGAAACTTAAAAATAATGATCAATACGGGTCTGTCAGCAAAGCAGGAGAAAGATGATAGGTTTCAACAGATAAAGAAGGAAGTTGTTGATATGATTAAGACGCTGGCCCCAACTTTGGAATCCAAGGTTTATTTTTGTTTCCCCCACTTATCAAATATTGATAAAATGGATAACATGTGTTTCATCTTTATTCACTTCTGAGCTTCATACCATGGTATgcattttgtataatttttattgGGTGCCTCTCTTAATGGAAAGCTTactgttggatcattttccttgAAGGGATTTGATTGCTTTTCTTAACTAtagttttgtttatttaaattgggatgtttctttttatccttttatttatctagtttattTCTTTCATGACGTATGAGAACAGCTAAGAGCTGGAGGTGATGCTCAAGAATTTGGTTCTGATGGGAAAATGATAACAAAAATGAAGTTTAGTATGGACACTGCATTGGAGGACAAGATCTGTGATCTCTATGACCTTTATGTTGAAGTATGAATTTCAGCTATCAATTCCTTGAAATTCTGTTTGTTGATGAAAATATCTCTAATTGATCTTTCTTGGCAATTGCTCTAGGGTTTGGATGAAAATGCAGGTCCACAAATCAGAAAGCTGTATGCCGAGGTGATTTTCATCCTTTCAAGAATCTATATGTAGGGTTCATTATAGTGTCTTTAACCTTCTGGTTGTCTTCAGCTTGCGGAATTATGGCCAAGTGGCTGCATGGACAACCATGGGATCAAACGTGGAATTTGCAGGGCCAAAGAGAGGCGCAGAGCACTGCACAACAGACATAAGGTATCCTTTAGCagtgaataatttaaaaaaaaaggaggatGATTTGATTCTCACACTTAGTGTTTAGACTGCCAATACCTATATATGTATCACTGTAGCATTGGAAATTAGTAAATTACACATGTTTGGGGTGGCAGACAAGGTTGTCAATATAAGATTTTACGTTAGGCTATGAGGGTCTAACTTGTATATGAGACCCGTACCTAAATGAGTGGAGAAAATGGAAggcaaagggaagagctcgacaaTGTAATAGAAAATGTCTCgtgttgtttattttttgttggttggttttattttatttttatttttttgggggggggggggggggttgatGGTGGTGGTTGGGGTGACATGTAATAGAACTCAACGCTGTTACAATATAACAGAAGGTTTTTGTGAACCTAAAAGAGGTGTTCTGCAAGAGGAAAGAAATGCTTGTGCCAAACCAAAACAGAGCAGTTGAACCCTATTCAGACCCCAAACCTAAACCTTATCTGGAACCTAACATGCGATGGTAAGTTTAAGCACTGGGTTCTAACAGGAATATGAATCTGGAGCTTCCAATGtcattttattctatttcttcCCTACGTTGGTAGTGATAGTGTGATTCTTCTTTAGCAGGATGTGTTTATTAACACTTATTTTGGTTATCATACAATTGTCTATTGAGTGGACCATATTGCCATGACTGTTATAAGTTCTATCTGCAGTGTTAGAAATCGTGAAATACCCAAATAATGTAATGATGCAGATAACAGAAACTTCTTTGATGTTTTATTTCTGCAAATCTTGGCGTTG
This region of Arachis hypogaea cultivar Tifrunner chromosome 8, arahy.Tifrunner.gnm2.J5K5, whole genome shotgun sequence genomic DNA includes:
- the LOC112706025 gene encoding ubinuclein-2 isoform X4, whose amino-acid sequence is MAEEKRPSSSFVKKSDRMIFTVDLRPGETTIVSWKKLLKDANRTNGSSSSEKPKLDDVIAPEQASDIEGKDANQPNRFSAVIEKIERLYMGKDSSDDEDMLDAPDDDQYDTEDSFIDDAELDEYFEVDNSAIKHDGFFVNRGKLERIAEAPALPNQQPKKRRRKETLKNPSEKDNDRVSNKQAKLSKPALEKKASVQAKSTLNSTQNLVAPGESHEGLKFQNQSDVTGINSKKKSADTKPVMDSSVSLKASNDDIHASVAEAKDADKQKKGVSQSKNISDKYKDAGGLLDPSHQKSHEKGAHVHSKAQPGRPSSTIGDLENTTRLKERNGMRELPDLNLSIGKSATQVTKSEHMIKKDGSSVRPKISVLEKAIRELEKMVAELENQEADATSQAVKRRLPREIKLKLAKVARLASNQGKVSKELINRLNGILGHLIQLRTLKRNLKIMINTGLSAKQEKDDRFQQIKKEVVDMIKTLAPTLESKLRAGGDAQEFGSDGKMITKMKFSMDTALEDKICDLYDLYVEGLDENAGPQIRKLYAELAELWPSGCMDNHGIKRGICRAKERRRALHNRHKDPEKIKRKKLKPEENIRLETSHAQQNLREKSATESSSHAFPSANKPVSNTSTSGHVPSPSLNGLKQEKAKASSTSSLDDVRVADGALKKKKIKKKPEIDLEGAHFGTEKLGSGSSLGEDRPKSQRQSSGGVPSKSNPQPTSIPGLEQSS
- the LOC112706025 gene encoding ubinuclein-1 isoform X2; this translates as MAEEKRPSSSFVKKSDRMIFTVDLRPGETTIVSWKKLLKDANRTNGSSSSEKPKLDDVIAPEQASDIEGKDANQPNRFSAVIEKIERLYMGKDSSDDEDMLDAPDDDQYDTEDSFIDDAELDEYFEVDNSAIKHDGFFVNRGKLERIAEAPALPNQQPKKRRRKETLKNPSEKDNDRVSNKQAKLSKPALEKKASVQAKSTLNSTQNLVAPGESHEGLKFQNQSDVTGINSKKKSADTKPVMDSSVSLKASNDDIHASVAEAKDADKQKKGVSQSKNISDKYKDAGGLLDPSHQKSHEKGAHVHSKAQPGRPSSTIGDLENTTRLKERNGMRELPDLNLSIGKSATQVTKSEHMIKKDGSSVRPKISVLEKAIRELEKMVAESRPPAVENQEADATSQAVKRRLPREIKLKLAKVARLASNQGKVSKELINRLNGILGHLIQLRTLKRNLKIMINTGLSAKQEKDDRFQQIKKEVVDMIKTLAPTLESKLRAGGDAQEFGSDGKMITKMKFSMDTALEDKICDLYDLYVEGLDENAGPQIRKLYAELAELWPSGCMDNHGIKRGICRAKERRRALHNRHKDPEKIKRKKLKPEENIRLETSHAQQNLREKSATESSSHAFPSANKPVSNTSTSGHVPSPSLNGLKQEKAKASSTSSLDDVRVADGALKKKKIKKKPEIDLEGAHFGTEKLGSGSSLGEDRPKSQRQSSGGVPSKSNPQPTSIPGLEQSS
- the LOC112706025 gene encoding ubinuclein-1 isoform X1, with translation MAEEKRPSSSFVKKSDRMIFTVDLRPGETTIVSWKKLLKDANRTNGSSSSEKPKLDDVIAPEQASDIEGKDANQPNRFSAVIEKIERLYMGKDSSDDEDMLDAPDDDQYDTEDSFIDDAELDEYFEVDNSAIKHDGFFVNRGKLERIAEAPALPNQQPKKRRRKETLKNPSEKDNDRVSNKQAKLSKPALEKKASVQAKSTLNSTQNLVAPGESHEGLKFQNQSDVTGINSKKKSADTKPVMDSSVSLKASNDDIHASVAEAKDADKQKKGVSQSKNISDKYKDAGGLLDPSHQKSHEKGAHVHSKAQPGRPSSTIGDLENTTRLKERNGMRELPDLNLSIGKSATQVTKSEHMIKKDGSSVRPKISVLEKAIRELEKMVAESRPPAVENQEADATSQAVKRRLPREIKLKLAKVARLAQSNQGKVSKELINRLNGILGHLIQLRTLKRNLKIMINTGLSAKQEKDDRFQQIKKEVVDMIKTLAPTLESKLRAGGDAQEFGSDGKMITKMKFSMDTALEDKICDLYDLYVEGLDENAGPQIRKLYAELAELWPSGCMDNHGIKRGICRAKERRRALHNRHKDPEKIKRKKLKPEENIRLETSHAQQNLREKSATESSSHAFPSANKPVSNTSTSGHVPSPSLNGLKQEKAKASSTSSLDDVRVADGALKKKKIKKKPEIDLEGAHFGTEKLGSGSSLGEDRPKSQRQSSGGVPSKSNPQPTSIPGLEQSS
- the LOC112706025 gene encoding ubinuclein-1 isoform X3; protein product: MAEEKRPSSSFVKKSDRMIFTVDLRPGETTIVSWKKLLKDANRTNGSSSSEKPKLDDVIAPEQASDIEGKDANQPNRFSAVIEKIERLYMGKDSSDDEDMLDAPDDDQYDTEDSFIDDAELDEYFEVDNSAIKHDGFFVNRGKLERIAEAPALPNQQPKKRRRKETLKNPSEKDNDRVSNKQAKLSKPALEKKASVQAKSTLNSTQNLVAPGESHEGLKFQNQSDVTGINSKKKSADTKPVMDSSVSLKASNDDIHASVAEAKDADKQKKGVSQSKNISDKYKDAGGLLDPSHQKSHEKGAHVHSKAQPGRPSSTIGDLENTTRLKERNGMRELPDLNLSIGKSATQVTKSEHMIKKDGSSVRPKISVLEKAIRELEKMVAELENQEADATSQAVKRRLPREIKLKLAKVARLAQSNQGKVSKELINRLNGILGHLIQLRTLKRNLKIMINTGLSAKQEKDDRFQQIKKEVVDMIKTLAPTLESKLRAGGDAQEFGSDGKMITKMKFSMDTALEDKICDLYDLYVEGLDENAGPQIRKLYAELAELWPSGCMDNHGIKRGICRAKERRRALHNRHKDPEKIKRKKLKPEENIRLETSHAQQNLREKSATESSSHAFPSANKPVSNTSTSGHVPSPSLNGLKQEKAKASSTSSLDDVRVADGALKKKKIKKKPEIDLEGAHFGTEKLGSGSSLGEDRPKSQRQSSGGVPSKSNPQPTSIPGLEQSS